In a genomic window of Acidobacteriota bacterium:
- a CDS encoding ABC transporter permease, whose translation MMSMIERIGAYFIRFFEETGLWFQMLGRTAVWTFRPPFAIGEWFRQMVRVGVDSIPVVVLTTMFTGMVMALQTFTGFQRVHATDFVGSVVALSMLRELSPVLVGLMVTGRVGSSMAAEIGTMRVTEQLDALEALATEPVHYLFVPRVVAGIVMLPFLTILGDGLGMLGGYIVAVKLLGANSVVYIHNSFQFLELNDLWSGLIKAAFFGLILTLTGCVRGYFTRGGAEGVGRSTTAAVVSASLIILLTDFFLTKLLF comes from the coding sequence GTGATGTCGATGATCGAGAGAATCGGAGCCTACTTCATCAGGTTCTTCGAAGAGACCGGGCTCTGGTTCCAGATGCTCGGTCGGACCGCCGTCTGGACCTTCAGACCTCCGTTCGCGATCGGCGAATGGTTCCGCCAGATGGTGCGAGTCGGTGTCGACTCGATCCCGGTCGTCGTGCTCACGACGATGTTCACCGGGATGGTCATGGCGCTCCAGACTTTCACCGGCTTCCAGCGTGTGCACGCGACCGATTTCGTCGGAAGCGTCGTCGCACTGTCGATGCTCCGGGAGCTCTCGCCCGTCCTGGTCGGGTTGATGGTCACCGGACGGGTCGGGTCATCGATGGCCGCAGAGATCGGTACGATGCGGGTCACCGAGCAGCTCGACGCTCTGGAAGCGCTCGCAACCGAACCGGTCCACTACCTGTTCGTCCCACGTGTCGTCGCCGGCATCGTCATGCTTCCGTTCCTCACCATTCTCGGAGATGGTCTCGGCATGCTCGGCGGGTACATCGTCGCGGTCAAGCTTCTCGGAGCGAACTCGGTCGTCTACATTCACAACAGCTTTCAGTTCCTCGAGCTGAACGACCTCTGGAGTGGCCTGATCAAGGCCGCCTTTTTCGGTCTGATCCTGACCCTCACCGGCTGCGTTCGAGGCTATTTCACCCGAGGCGGGGCGGAGGGAGTCGGCCGGTCGACCACCGCGGCCGTGGTCAGCGCATCTCTGATCATCCTGCTCACGGACTTTTTCCTCACGAAACTCCTCTTTTGA
- a CDS encoding PilZ domain-containing protein: MSYSKQRAVERIQLSIPILAKINSAEVALMDLSLLGCRVESHFALKTGARVEIDFSWGDEELTLRGDVVRCKFASGDEGVIYNTGIRFDPKDGSLHHPQLREIIARQLERAIEEQKLNARGDLAVILEEMPIFNVGGTLTQSKKQLSSIYEKSLSLLPWLRIARKRGYLRVSLEDGRWRKVRTQAAYQPQHGFTVWAYEDQDQIDRLCKVYQQADDETRKLIRLCAELSLDIDDSIQPQRFNP; this comes from the coding sequence ATGTCCTATTCGAAACAGCGAGCCGTAGAGCGAATTCAGCTGAGCATACCGATCCTGGCGAAGATCAACTCCGCCGAGGTGGCGCTGATGGATCTGAGTCTGCTCGGTTGCCGGGTGGAGAGTCATTTCGCCCTGAAGACGGGTGCGCGCGTGGAGATCGATTTCAGCTGGGGTGACGAGGAGTTGACGCTTCGGGGCGATGTCGTCCGCTGCAAGTTCGCGAGCGGCGACGAAGGGGTGATCTACAACACCGGGATCCGGTTCGACCCGAAGGACGGTAGCCTTCATCATCCGCAGTTGAGGGAGATCATCGCCCGTCAACTCGAGCGTGCTATCGAGGAACAGAAGCTGAACGCGAGGGGAGACCTGGCGGTGATTCTCGAGGAGATGCCGATATTCAACGTCGGCGGTACTCTTACGCAGAGCAAGAAGCAGCTGTCGTCGATCTATGAAAAGTCGCTGAGCCTGTTGCCCTGGCTCAGGATCGCCAGGAAGCGAGGCTATCTTCGAGTCTCGCTCGAAGATGGTCGGTGGAGAAAAGTCCGAACACAGGCCGCCTATCAGCCTCAGCACGGGTTCACGGTCTGGGCTTACGAAGATCAGGACCAGATCGACCGGCTTTGCAAGGTCTATCAGCAGGCCGACGACGAGACGCGCAAATTGATCCGGCTCTGTGCCGAGCTCAGCCTCGACATCG